From the Bacteroidia bacterium genome, one window contains:
- a CDS encoding phosphotransferase — MEPSHDTDALAALGTEFTGTAPNAVIALKGDASDRRIYRLVYSSQSLIGVVGPNVAENRAFIGFARSFRAAGLHVPEVYRVSEHEQAYLQEDLGDALFSDWQRTHTTAEGVDGEAMALYGIVLQELLRFQHDAASAVDYSLCYQTREFSTEAMLFDIRYFRDNFLARLAEVPWDERRFMADCNLLVEMLCREPRNGFLYRDFQSRNVMLRDGTPWFIDFQSGRKGAPQYDLASMLYDSKGGLTTAQRETLIDQYIAGLRSRYDVDEVVFRRRFAGFAVLRLMQALGAFANLGLNKGKPTYLEFIPSRLSTMREVVSSAVILDEVPYLRGLLLRCGDGGDSE; from the coding sequence ATGGAACCTTCGCACGATACCGACGCGCTAGCAGCCCTCGGAACGGAGTTCACCGGCACCGCTCCGAACGCGGTGATCGCGCTCAAGGGTGACGCTTCCGACCGCAGGATTTACCGGCTTGTGTATTCTTCGCAAAGTCTGATCGGCGTCGTCGGACCCAATGTGGCGGAGAACCGCGCCTTCATCGGCTTCGCGCGCTCCTTCCGCGCCGCAGGATTGCATGTGCCGGAAGTGTATCGCGTATCGGAACACGAGCAGGCGTATCTGCAGGAGGATCTCGGAGACGCGCTTTTCAGCGACTGGCAACGGACACATACGACAGCCGAGGGTGTGGATGGCGAGGCCATGGCCCTGTACGGCATCGTATTGCAAGAGCTGCTGCGTTTTCAGCACGACGCCGCCTCCGCAGTGGATTATTCACTGTGTTATCAGACCCGCGAGTTCTCGACCGAAGCGATGCTTTTCGACATCCGTTATTTCCGCGACAACTTCCTTGCACGTCTCGCAGAAGTTCCGTGGGACGAGCGGCGTTTCATGGCCGATTGCAACCTGCTGGTCGAAATGCTGTGCCGGGAGCCGCGCAACGGTTTCCTCTACCGAGATTTTCAATCCCGCAATGTCATGCTGCGCGATGGCACACCCTGGTTCATAGATTTCCAATCCGGCCGAAAGGGCGCTCCGCAGTATGACCTCGCGTCCATGCTGTACGACTCAAAGGGCGGGCTTACAACCGCGCAGCGCGAGACGCTCATCGATCAGTACATTGCCGGCCTGAGGTCGCGGTATGATGTCGATGAAGTCGTTTTCCGGCGCCGTTTCGCCGGTTTCGCCGTGTTGCGGCTCATGCAGGCACTCGGCGCTTTCGCCAACCTCGGTCTGAACAAAGGCAAACCAACGTACCTCGAGTTCATTCCGTCACGTTTGAGCACAATGCGCGAGGTCGTTTCCTCAGCGGTAATTCTCGACGAAGTCCCGTATCTGAGGGGTTTGTTGCTGCGGTGCGGTGATGGTGGTGATTCAGAGTGA
- a CDS encoding ATP-binding protein encodes MSLLIHIASFGYRKSGIPADESGHGGGYVFDCRGLPNPGREERFQALTGLDAEVELFLAAEEAVEDFLAHCLALCLSTAEAHRRRDFTQLSVSFGCTGGQHRSVYCAERTAQALRDAGYDVVVTHNEREHWP; translated from the coding sequence ATGAGTCTGTTGATTCACATCGCATCATTCGGATACAGAAAATCCGGTATCCCCGCAGACGAGTCCGGCCATGGCGGCGGGTATGTGTTCGACTGCCGCGGTTTGCCGAATCCCGGACGCGAAGAGCGCTTTCAGGCGCTGACGGGATTGGACGCGGAGGTGGAACTGTTTCTTGCGGCTGAGGAGGCGGTAGAGGATTTTCTTGCGCACTGCCTTGCGCTCTGTCTGAGTACGGCGGAGGCGCATCGGCGCAGGGATTTTACGCAGCTGTCCGTAAGCTTCGGCTGCACGGGAGGTCAGCATCGCTCGGTGTACTGCGCCGAACGGACGGCACAGGCCCTGCGCGATGCGGGGTATGATGTCGTCGTGACGCATAACGAACGGGAGCATTGGCCATGA
- a CDS encoding nucleotidyltransferase family protein, with protein sequence MKGMILAAGFGTRLGALTSDIPKPLLPVAGKPMIASAVEALKRAGCTDIIVNAHHHAGMIVAHFRETDYGVRIRVSVESDILGTGGGIVHARPLLGDAPFFLLHNADIVTGAILSALVEEHRRHAPLATLLVHRRETKRAVLFDESMRFLGKEVWREEGMEFPDDAQRFNYCGVQVISREFFDLAFPDGFSDLFDCHRIALSSGRMIRGMEHNAYWTDLGTEERIREHEQHEHIR encoded by the coding sequence ATGAAGGGCATGATACTTGCCGCGGGGTTCGGGACGCGACTCGGTGCGCTGACGAGCGATATTCCCAAGCCGCTGCTCCCGGTCGCCGGGAAACCCATGATAGCGTCAGCGGTCGAAGCGCTCAAACGAGCCGGTTGTACCGATATCATCGTCAACGCGCATCATCATGCCGGTATGATCGTCGCGCACTTCAGGGAAACGGATTACGGAGTCCGGATACGCGTGAGCGTCGAGAGCGATATTCTCGGTACCGGAGGAGGGATTGTGCATGCGCGTCCGTTGCTCGGAGATGCTCCCTTTTTTCTTTTACATAACGCCGACATCGTCACCGGCGCGATTCTTTCCGCGCTGGTGGAGGAGCACCGTCGGCACGCGCCGCTTGCGACGCTGCTTGTGCACCGCAGGGAAACGAAGCGTGCCGTGCTGTTCGATGAAAGTATGCGCTTTCTCGGCAAGGAAGTGTGGCGCGAAGAAGGCATGGAGTTTCCGGACGATGCACAGCGCTTCAATTACTGCGGTGTGCAGGTGATATCGCGGGAGTTTTTCGATCTCGCTTTTCCGGATGGTTTTTCAGATCTGTTCGATTGCCACCGCATCGCACTCTCGTCCGGGCGGATGATACGGGGGATGGAACATAACGCGTATTGGACGGATCTTGGAACAGAGGAACGGATTCGCGAACATGAGCAACATGAGCATATCCGATAG